From a region of the Paenibacillus segetis genome:
- a CDS encoding nuclear transport factor 2 family protein, with product MVGEESYKIIQDYIKAYNAFDVEGMVSLLNKDIKFRNISNGEVNTETQGIQKFRELAEESIKIFSSRRQTIIDCLYVEDRVEVEIDYEGIVAIDLPNGLKVGDKIQLQGKSIFKIEQGKLSLIEDHS from the coding sequence ATGGTCGGAGAAGAATCATATAAAATCATTCAGGATTACATTAAAGCCTATAATGCATTTGATGTTGAAGGTATGGTAAGTCTATTGAATAAAGATATTAAGTTCAGAAATATATCCAATGGAGAAGTTAATACAGAGACACAAGGAATTCAGAAGTTTAGGGAATTAGCAGAGGAGTCAATTAAGATTTTTTCAAGTCGGCGTCAGACGATTATTGATTGTCTTTATGTTGAGGATAGAGTTGAGGTTGAAATTGATTATGAAGGGATCGTTGCTATTGACCTTCCTAACGGTCTAAAAGTTGGAGATAAGATTCAATTACAGGGTAAATCAATATTTAAAATCGAAC
- a CDS encoding GNAT family N-acetyltransferase: MNLIDIEPIHKNNWEEALSISLLPSQEKFVPSVIESLAWAYIKPWDEAFDPFILRKDETTFGFFYLSYTPNSTDNYWIGGFQLDKEYQGMGLGTKSLVRMLEFIQEKHRQCEVVSLTIEKSNEHAQKLYEKLGFVSQGKENQDGEIIYKLKLK; encoded by the coding sequence ATGAATCTAATCGACATAGAACCTATTCATAAGAATAATTGGGAAGAAGCGCTCTCTATTTCATTACTCCCATCTCAAGAGAAGTTTGTACCTTCTGTTATCGAATCATTAGCCTGGGCTTATATAAAACCATGGGATGAAGCTTTTGATCCATTTATTTTGCGAAAAGATGAAACAACATTTGGATTTTTCTATCTTTCTTATACTCCTAATAGTACTGATAATTACTGGATCGGGGGATTTCAGCTAGACAAAGAATATCAGGGGATGGGATTAGGAACAAAATCCCTTGTAAGAATGTTAGAATTCATTCAGGAAAAGCATCGACAATGCGAAGTAGTCTCTCTAACCATCGAAAAAAGTAATGAACATGCTCAAAAGTTATACGAAAAATTAGGATTTGTCAGTCAAGGTAAAGAGAATCAAGATGGAGAAATTATATATAAACTAAAGTTGAAATAA